Proteins encoded by one window of Antechinus flavipes isolate AdamAnt ecotype Samford, QLD, Australia chromosome 4, AdamAnt_v2, whole genome shotgun sequence:
- the SLC27A3 gene encoding long-chain fatty acid transport protein 3, with protein sequence MAALISLPLLLLLPLLVLKLLRWSRLRWLLADLAFTVRALRCKRALQARVAAAAAADPGGPEGGCSLAWRLSQLVRECPGRTFLIHQGRHYSYAQAEHESNRVARAFLRVRGWKQDPNLDGGAAEKGAKYASGAGATVRSEAEPASSKGKEAAREGGEFAPLESGSVVALLLPATPEFLWLWFGLAKAGLQAAFVPTALRRGPLLHCLRSCGARALVVAPEFLESLQPDLPDLRDLKLKLWAAGPGPHPEGFSDLLAEAAAQGGGPLPGYLSAPKSVLDTCLYIFTSGTTGLPKAARISHMKVLQCQGFYQLCDVHPDDVIYLTLPLYHMSGSLLGIVGCLGIGATVVLKTKFSASQFWEDCREHRVTVFQYIGELCRYLVNQPPSEGDRNHGVRLAVGSGLRPDIWTRFLQRFGPLRILETYGLTEGNVATFNYIGYPGAVGRVSWLYKLFSPFSLIRYDVAAGEPVRDARGLCVPVPTGEAGLMVAPVNQGAPFLGYAGSPELARGKLLHNVFRPGDVFFNTGDLLVCDAQGFLHFHDRTGDTFRWKGENVATTEVAKVLGVLDMLQDVNVYGVTVPGHEGRAGMAAVVLRPHHTLDLARFYAHVAEILPPYAQPRFLRIQESLDTTETFKQQKVRLAKEGFNPSTVHVPLFVLDQAAGAYVALTPAWYDALLAGEIRI encoded by the exons ATGGCCGCGCTCATCTCGCTacccctgctgctgctgctgccgctacTCGTGCTGAAGCTGCTCCGGTGGTCCCGGCTCCGCTGGCTCCTGGCAGATTTGGCCTTTACTGTGCGCGCCCTGCGATGCAAGCGGGCCCTGCAAGCCAGAGtagccgccgccgctgccgcggACCCGGGGGGGCCCGAGGGCGGCTGCAGCCTGGCCTGGCGCCTCTCGCAGCTGGTCCGGGAGTGTCCCGGGCGCACCTTCCTCATTCACCAGGGCAGGCACTACAGTTACGCGCAGGCGGAGCACGAGAGTAACCGAGTGGCGCGAGCCTTTTTGCGCGTGAGGGGCTGGAAACAGGACCCTAACCTGGATGGGGGGGCCGCTGAGAAAGGCGCAAAGTACGCAAGTGGCGCAGGGGCCACGGTAAGAAGCGAAGCTGAGCCTGCATCCAGCAAAGGCAAAGAAGCTGCCCGCGAAGGAGGGGAATTCGCCCCCCTGGAATCTGGCTCGGTGGTGGCCTTGCTCCTCCCCGCCACCCCAGAGTTCTTGTGGCTCTGGTTCGGGCTCGCCAAAGCCGGGCTGCAGGCTGCCTTTGTGCCCACCGCCCTGCGTCGGGGGCCTCTACTGCACTGTCTTCGGAGTTGCGGCGCTCGCGCCCTAGTTGTGGCGCCAG AGTTCCTGGAGTCCCTACAGCCCGACCTGCCAGATCTCAGGGATTTGAAGCTAAAATTATGGGCTGCGGGCCCCGGGCCTCACCCTGAGGGCTTCAGCGATCTTCTGGCCGAGGCCGCTGCCCAGGGGGGAGGGCCGCTGCCCGGGTACTTGTCAGCTCCCAAAAGCGTTCTGGACACCTGCCTGTACATCTTCACCTCCGGAACCACCG GGCTCCCCAAGGCTGCTCGCATCAGTCACATGAAGGTGCTGCAGTGCCAGGGCTTCTACCAGCTCTGTGATGTCCACCCAGACGATGTGATCTACCTCACCCTCCCGCTCTACCACATGTCGGGCTCTCTGCTGGGCATCGTGGGCTGCCTGGGCATCG GGGCCACCGTGGTGCTGAAGACCAAGTTCTCTGCCAGCCAGTTCTGGGAAGACTGTCGGGAGCACAGAGTGACAGTGTTCCAGTACATTGGAGAATTGTGTCGCTACCTCGTCAACCAGCCACCA AGTGAAGGGGATCGTAACCACGGGGTGCGTCTGGCCGTGGGCAGCGGGCTGCGACCAGACATCTGGACCCGGTTCCTACAACGATTTGGGCCCCTGCGGATACTCGAGACGTATGGCCTCACAGAGGGCAATGTGGCCACGTTCAATTACATTGGATACCCGGGTGCCGTGGGGAGGGTATCCTGGCTCTACAAG CTATTTTCACCCTTCTCCTTGATTCGGTATGACGTGGCTGCAGGGGAGCCGGTTCGGGATGCCCGGGGACTCTGTGTCCCTGTGCCTACTG GGGAAGCAGGGCTGATGGTGGCTCCGGTGAACCAGGGAGCACCATTTCTGGGATACGCAGGGAGCCCCGAGCTGGCCCGGGGGAAGCTGCTGCACAATGTCTTCCGTCCCGGGGATGTTTTCTTCAACACTGGGGATTTACTGGTCTGTGATGCCCAGGGCTTCCTACACTTCCACGACCGCACCGGGGACACTTTCAG GTGGAAGGGGGAAAATGTGGCCACGACCGAAGTGGCTAAGGTTCTGGGAGTGCTGGACATGCTGCAGGATGTGAATGTCTATGGAGTCACCGTCCCAG GGCATGAAGGAAGAGCGGGCATGGCAGCTGTGGTTCTGCGCCCCCATCACACCCTGGACCTCGCCAGGTTCTATGCCCACGTAGCTGAGATTCTGCCCCCCTACGCTCAGCCTCGATTCCTGCGGATCCAG GAGTCTTTGGACACCACAGAGACCTTTAAACAGCAGAAGGTTCGTCTGGCAAAGGAAGGCTTCAACCCAAGCACTGTTCATGTGCCTCTCTTTGTACTGGACCAGGCAGCAGGTGCCTATGTCGCTCTCACACCTGCCTGGTATGACGCCCTCTTGGCTGGAGAAATCCGGATCTGA